The following is a genomic window from Trichomycterus rosablanca isolate fTriRos1 chromosome 24, fTriRos1.hap1, whole genome shotgun sequence.
GGACATTTTAGTTgaaattttaaatgattttaaggtTTTATCATCAGCAAAAGTAAACTGGCACAAAAGTGAAGCTGTATTAGTTGGGGAGTGGAATGGAGGGGAACCTACACTCCCTGATGGACTGACATGGAAAACAGGAGGGTTCAAATATCTAGGGGTGTATTTGGGGGACAGTGACACTGTACAGAAAAACTGGGACAAcattgttgaaaatgtaaaagggCGTCTCAGAAAATGGAAATGGCTGGTCCCCCAAATGTCTTACAGAGGGAGAGTACTTATTATCAATAACCTGGCTGCGTCCTCTTTGTGGCACAAATTAGCCTGTGTTGACCCCCCACCACACCTGCTAGCTAACATCCAAGCCCTGCTGGTGGACTTTTTCTGGAACCGATTACACTGGATACCACAGGGAGTACTTCATCTGCCCAAGGAAGAGGGGGGACAAGGACTCATTCACCTGGCTAGCAGGACCGCTGCCTTCCGCCTACAGTTCATCCAACGACTTCTCAGTGGCCCCAAGGAGCTCGTCTGGAAGGAGGTGGCCTGCAGAATTCTACACACAGTAAAAGGACTAGGACTGGACAAAACCCTGTTTTTAATGGACACAAAAACATTGAACACGGCTGGATTACCGAATTTTTATAGGGGACTTTTAAAGGTTTGGAGTctttttaaagcaaaaaaacaGAATTCTACCACCTTACACTGGCTCCTTAAAGAACCTCTTCTCTATGGAACCCGTCTGGACATTACAAACACAACTACACCTGCACTAGACAGAATACTCATCTCTTCGGGAGTCACAACCCTCCAACAGCTGGTAGACGCTGCAGGACCAGAACTTACTGACACAGAGAATCTAGCTGCACGACTAAGATTGAGGTCCCTGCGCATTTCGGGCCAGCTCCTACACCGTTGGAGATCAGCACTAACTTCAGAAGAGCAAACAATGGTAAAGGACTATGGTGCAGGGGCGATCCACCCTACAGAGGATGACCCCTTCCCTGAACTGACTATCTCTCCAGTTCTACATGACTGTCAAGGACCCCTCATAGAGTGTGAAGGGGAAATGGAGATGAACTTTAATTCAGTTTCAGGTAAGCTACTGTATAAGGCTTGTGTAAAGGTTTTAAACAGGAAGAAGCTTGACAAAAGAACTGATACACCATGGAGCAATGTATTGGGGCTATGTGATGACACTAAACCAGAATGGAGGGCTTTGTACAAACCACCATTAACAAAAAAATGTGCTGACCTGCAGTGGAGAATTTTACACGGTATTGTAGCTGTCAATGcttttatctctgttttaaatCCTGAAGTTTTACCACAGTGTCCTTTTTGTGCTTTTAGAGAAACTgtgtttcatgcttttatgGACTGTTTTAGGCTACGTCCCCTTTTTGAGATTTTAAAGAATGTTTTCATGTCTTTTAATGAGAGTTTTACCATTCAGACTTTTATCCTTGGTTTTAAATACGTAAGGAGAAAGAGGTCCAAGTGCCAACTGATTAATTTTATCCTCGGCCAGGCCAAAACCGCGATATACATTACTCGAAAAAACAAGGTGAATGAAGATACAGATTGTGATGTTGTGAGAACTTTCTCCAGACTGGTTAAAACCAGGATTTTAGttgattttaaattttttaaaagcatGAACAACATTGAGAATTTTATAGAGATATGGTGCTACAGAGAGGCAATATGCTCTGTAATCGATGATGAACTCGTTTTTGCTCTAGAAATCTGTTAAATGCACATAAatcgttttttatttttttcaatttttattttatttaatttattgacgAATGCATATTGCACAGTTTTGTTTAACTTATTGAATGAAATGATTTAATTCAACTGTCAAGTGTCCATACttggttaaaataaaagaccgtcaaaaatctctctctctctctctctctctctctctctctctctctctctctctctctctctctcactgtttgtatatgtgtatgtgtatcagATCTTAGCAGAGCAGTTGACGGATGAggaactgaatcagaatcagggtCGTCTCTACCCTCCTCTTTCCAACATTAGGGAGGTTTCTTTACAGATGGCTGTGAGGATAAGATTAatgtttatacatacacacaatgtgAGTAAAATTATgttgacaccccttctaattattgagttcaggtgtttaggTCACACCCATTGCTTCCAAGTTTTTTGCAACAGTTTGGTAAAGTTTGTACATCATACAGATACATGCTGTGGAAATGTAATTAAACACATTGTTATCAGTGCTGTGAGTGGAACTAgcgctccaaccaaaaatataaagtgtctagtgatcagaaagtgtctacTGATTGACTAAAGAAAGATAAATACACCTTGTGTTCCTAACTGTACACGCACAAtcagtgctaacagggtatgtgttcccaaaaaaaaaaagtgtgtgtgtttgtttaggtggtggagttTCTGTACAGTAAAGGAATGGCATTTCGGTACCCAGAGCCACTGGATAAGGAGGCGTATGTGAGATCCATTGTGTGGAACACGGAGTACGATTCCTTCCTCCCAGACATCTACGAACGGGCTGGAGTGTCCCATAGTCCTATAGTGGAGTAATCATACACCCTATAGCGTACACCTGAAACAGTCACACCCTTCATTTACAGCTGTGTAATGTTTAACTATCACACATCCCCATGGGGAGTGATTCCTAAACTCCTTCtgctaatgtaaatgtacagtgttgctattaataaaacactccacgtgtgtgtgtgtgtgtgtgtgtgtgtgtgtgtgtgtgtatcagctaATACATTTAGTGCTTTGTGTTTctatgtgtgttggtgtgtatttGAGTTTATTTCACTGCAGGCTTACAGTattcattataataaaatgtggGGGTGGGCGGGTGTAGTTGCGTCAGTgagaaaatgtggaaaaaagtgTAACTTTAGTTTCACCCTAAGCTGGATTTTAACATAGGGCCTAGAACCTGAGAGAACTACATGTGCTGCACTcagcccactgtgctactcaaacAACGACGTGTTAGATCTGTTGTAACGCTGATATAACCTGTGCACACAATAAGCCTAAAAGTGaaaactacttaaaataaaaagcaaatgcTTTGTAATTCCCACAGTAACGTCAGAAGCCATTCACTCTGTTACAGGTTGAAAAATAGTGAAGAAATAGCCTTTGCTTGATTTGAATGAAGTTGACCCAACAAAGCATGTGTTTGTACcatttccattctgtcccaaatGTTTGTGATGTAgagttttatatttgtatttgtctttctattgttattttaaaaatatgcaatttgcacaGTAAGGTTAGTAATTAGTATAGTTTTGCTTTGTGTTTTCATGTACTCCCATGTAGTGTTTTTAATGTAGAAGTACATTTTCACCAGCTGTAGAAAAGGGCAATGAAACAAGTTTACTTTGAAATACCATGATTATTAGCTCAGGGTgatattccagaaagcgggtttaacaaacttcaaacttcAACCTGAACTGcgagttgacttatctcacCATGTCATAGCCAGAGTTTTCGGATCCACAAAAGCGGATCAGGGTTAGATTACTCAAGtctgagtagattgaacccagcagaagcgcgttgacggttaactataaacaggcattctcaatggagtTGCGATAAATAGATTGaccatggatgtgaatgaaagaaaaagtagtccgtcaTATTTGACaccaatagaagtgttatttttaatgtttgcgtGTGCAGATCCTGAAAATGTTTTAGACGTGAAAGTAATACAGCAGCGTCCGTAAGGAAAAGGAGCTCGCAAATGGCCAAAAAAGTTAAtgagtttaaattaataaaaaaaacgtaACCATAATTAAACATTCAGCAGAAGGACAGggtaaaattgtttaatatgtcagttgtaatatttgtctcgattttaaacgtttttttttttttcatttactcaatctaggtgtaatccaagtgtaatcagatgcacatggcagcagataaaaatgaaacacaaaaactgTCTATGTTCAAGGCATATTTATTAGATGTAAATCATTAGTctgtagtgcataaactgtgtaatattaagaactgcattggtgCAGTCTGAACCCTTTTTATTGGcatctctccagtgattggtggagtggttttgagcctcctgcaattgttagtgatgTAAATGTTCCTatagatcctaataaatataaataatgttctgtaatacaaaaaaaaaaaaaaaaaaaaaaaaaaaaacactgttgaaggacaataaagaaaccatctccgctgcctcagagtgggatgatactgggaggcctacagaggtagagtatatgttgaacatagagcatggcatttcatttgatctaccatgataatgtgtgtgactgctctaacagaatgtgatgggtAGTTCCGAATGaaatgagggaccatccacctccaaagctcaacttataacagtaaaaatgtcttaccaaatatgTGAAATATTTCGAAGACATtaagctatgtttgatcataacatgcaatttttgtgtctttctttgaagttgtgtgtaaataaaatgtattatacaaGGTCCATGTGGAGAAACAAAgtgcaaagtgtgatcctcaggtggagcatctaaaacagacaaggctatAAATTGAGTTGCTTGAATTTCAGATGGGTGTCGGTGctaagggtgtataaatataaatgttgtcactaaagaataaggacaaggaaacgaagttgttgcattgttttcttttcagtgaTCATGGACAGAGCCTGACTATTTGTCTTcgatatttgtaatgtggggaGCATCACATAAGATGTTAATGAAAGCATCTGCATAAGATGGAGAAAAGTAGGTTGCAgaacatgtattaaatgttggactgttttatttgacatttgtaaatgtttgcagataatggtcactacctgtatgtggagggatattctgtctgctgttgaaataataaaagagaagATTTGAATAAAATCCACATCTGGATTTCACTCCAGATTTCACTGATTAATGTGgctgtaaaaatactactagcaataaaatgatatacagtacatttaaagcacaaatgattttagcttactaaactgtgtgtgtgtgtgtgtgtgtgtgtgtgtgtgtgtgtgtgtgtgtgtgtgtgtgtgtgtgtgtgtgtgtgtgtgtgtgtgtgtgtgtgtttaaggtatTTTATATGAATCCATTTTATATGAAAACATTGCATCCATAATGTTGTAACTAATGTTGTAACAAGCCTTTGAtgaatattgtgattattgtgagtaataatgttgcagctgccccttgtggtaaccgtccccactctccccgaattgactgagtgataaaaacggaaaggtttgTGAATAAATCCATCGGGAAATGATGAATGtgagtttaatgactcgttcCCAACTAAGATGTGTTCGAATACTTGGCGCGTCTGtatccactggatcctggagtaaaGGACCCCCCGGGTTTACATGAGGAAAGTGCGAGTAACCCCGGGTTACCCACCCCTAAtactttgtattttttctgAATGTAAAGTTTTGTAAAATGATATTGTGTCAGTGCTGCCCAGCGTGTTCAGGGatgagattgatgaagaatgtacTGAGCACTGATTGCTGATGCTTTTGATGAGCTTGTATGTTTTGTTCTTATTAGTTGTTGATCTATTTGTCAGTTTCGTGTAATGAATGATTTGCTTGATTGTATTGTGTGAGTGGGTTGAGTGTGCATCGTAAATAAGAAGGTAGTTTTTGTAATGATGACTATAATATAGTGAAATAAAAGGAGTCGGTTGGGGCGCACAGATAGCTGAGCGGGTTTTTCCACAGTTAGTGCAGTGGAGCTGTGAGATGTGAACctaccgggttcgaatctcggctctgctgtcTACTGCTCGACTGTGCGCCCCCTGGCAGGGGGGTCTCCCCCTGCCGGCGATCACTTTACAACAATATATGTAAATCCATGAAAGATTTGAAGAAAAGTAAATCCataaaataaatccataaataataatagtaactcaGCAATAATAGTAGATGATGTGTGTACTATATATGATAATAACATGTACGAAGTGAATGGATAAACATGTAATATGTGTGAGGGTTTTCTGAATGAGTGCTGTGAATGGTTgttgacttattagaatatGTGATGAAGATTTTGATTATTGTATGCAAACAGAAACATACtagttaataaaatgtaaatgttaattagAGCTGCGTGTGCGTGCACGCACTGAGCTGCATATGAATATCAGTGAATTTTAAGGACGATGGCGCACTCAGGTGTCCATTTTGTGTAATGACATGAATAATTTTCTTTGAATGAGTGTTTTTTGTGTCGtactagtttgttttgtttaacccCTTATCAGTCcagcctatttttgtgcatttttcgcCTGAAAGACATACGTAGCTTCTCATTCataaagtttaaaagataaccCAAACATTGTACTTCAGTGTTctagaaaaccctttaaagtatcctaaaaacacagccaaatagcatgattttattttaccatgcttaaatgatgataaaaaaaccaaaaatgtaggtgcttttaatttgtttttgaaaatccaaagtttcagtgagtataagtaggactgcaggtgtgtgtatatcacCTAAACAACACTATAGAGTTGTGGTCAAGGGTATTTTGTAACATCATCTGACATTTTAGGCctctacactgtaagcccggataagttgaatgtacttaaaaaaatgtgaggaaaccggttgccttaaaaaagtgaagtaatgtataatgaaaccttgagttagcataacttaaaacatgaagttattaCAAAAGGCAtgttgattatttttttttatttattttttttgtttttgtttgttataccaactgcttttcccaataattctactcattatcttgagctcaatgggaaaaactattgatttgttctttgttttcatGTTAATCACATATTAAATATGAATGACAAATGTTTctataaaaacagacagaatcgtaaaataatttttgtttatttaagttcattagtatttacttaaaatacaaacatgtgaagaaaacatgtttaaaactgtAGAAACTGTATCTAAAGTTGTGATGAAACccaaacagctcctcacagtaaccatgaacctgtaaaacaagaaaaagaaagaagaaacagaagtattaaaatgaaaatgaatagcattaatttaaggattaaagtaaAGCTTAAGGATTAAagtaaagcaagccagcacactctttgcttcgtatgaaagCTAGCATgcagcctaaatacggcaaataaagcagtgctgtttgatgatttatttagttagtgtcaacattaagataatTTATTTTGAACAAAATTgataagtaaagtacaacacttaccaaaattagatgGGAGATGAtaaagccccatcagactggtgtacatgctactcaaaagtAGCATCatgagtaagaaaatgtttgttcatttagtttaataaaggttccacttcacaaaagacatttgaggaagacaagtttacttttgcaaaaagccttaaatgaaaaataaaaagtaatttgcaacaacaggttataaaagttaaaacaaatggctgcctgattcaACAACAGCAAAGTGAAAAAAGTTGGACTTACATGTGAATGGtggtgtttttctgttttattacctgaactcaacttttttaagttcatctgatagaaaagtcatttttttgtttagtaaacttaaatctagggttagggttagggttagggttagggttagggttagggttagggttagggttagggttagggttagggttagggttagggttagggttagggttagggttagggttagggttagggttagggttagggttagggttagggttagggttagggttagggttagggttagggttagggttagggttagggttagggttagggttagggttagggttagggttagggttagggttagggttagggttagggttagggttagggttagggttagggttagggttagggttagggttagggttagggttagggttagggttagggttagggttagggttagggttagggttagggttagggttagggttagggttagggttagggttagggttagggttagggttagggttagggttagggttagggttagggttagggttagggttagggttagggttagggttagggttagggttagggttagggttagggttagggttagggttagggttagggttagggttagggttagggttagggttagggttagggttagggttagggttagggttagggttagggttagggttagggttagggttagggttagggttagggttagggttagggttagggttagggttagggttagggttagggttagggttagggttagggttagggttagggttagggttagggttagggttagggttagggttagggttagggttagggttagggttagggttagggttagggttagggttagggttagggttagggttagggttagggttagggttagggttagggttagggttagggttagggttagggttagggttagggttagggttagggttagggttagggttagggttagggttagggttagggttagggttagggttagggttagggttagggttagggttagggttagggttagggttagggttagggttagggttagggttagggttagggttagggttagggttagggttagggttagggttagggttagggttagggttagggttagggttagggttagggttagggttagggttagggttagggttagggttagggttagggttagggttagggttagggttagggttagggttagggttagggttagggttagggttagggttagggttagggttagggttagggttagggttagggttagggttagggttagggttagggttagggttagggttagggttagggttagggttagggttagggttagggttagggttagggttagggttagggttagggttagggttagggttagggttagggttagggttagggttagggttagggttagggttagggttagggttagggttagggttagggttagggttagggttagggttagggttagggttagggttagggttagggttagggttagggttagggttagggttagggttagggttagggttagggttagggttagggttagggttagggttagggttagggttagggttagggttagggttagggttagggttagggttagggttagggttagggttagggttagggttagggttagggttagggttagggttagggttagggttagggttagggttagggttagggttagggttagggttagggttagggttagggttagggttagggttagggttagggttagggttagggttagggttagggttagggttagggttagggttagggttagggttagggttagggttagggttagggttagggttagggttagggttagggttagggttagggttagggttagggttagggttagggttagggttagggttagggttagggttagggttagggttagggttagggttagggttagggttagggttagggttagggttagggttagggttagggttagggttagggttagggttagggttagggttagggttagggttagggttagggttagggttagggttagggttagggttagggttagggttagggttagggttagggttagggttagggttagggttagggttagggttagggttagggttagggttagggttagggttagggttagggttagggttagggttagggttagggttagggttagggttagggttagggttagggttagggttagggttagggttagggttagggttagggttagggttagggttagggttagggttagggttagggttagggttagggttagggttagggttagggttagggttagggttagggttagggttagggttagggttagggttagggttagggttagggttagggttagggttagggttagggttagggttagggttagggttagggttagggttagggttagggttagggttagggttagggttagggttagggttagggttagggttagggttagggttagggttagggttagggttagggttagggttagggttagggttagggttagggttagggttagggttagggttagggttagggttagggttagggttagggttagggttagggttagggttagggttagggttagggttagggttagggttagggttagggttagggttagggttagggttagggttagggttagggttagggttagggttagggttagggttagggttagggttagggttagggttagggttagggttagggttagggttagggttagggttagggttagggttagggttagggttagggttagggttagggttagggttagggttagggttagggttagggttagggttagggttagggttagggttagggttagggttagggttagggttagggttagggttagggttagggttagggttagggttagggttagggttagggttagggttagggttagggttagggttagggttagggttagggttagggttagggttagggttagggttagggt
Proteins encoded in this region:
- the LOC134301677 gene encoding NAD-dependent malic enzyme, mitochondrial-like isoform X1, which codes for MVILGQGNNAYIFPGVALAVILSGVRHISDTVFLEAAKILAEQLTDEELNQNQGRLYPPLSNIREVSLQMAVRIRLMFIHTHNVVEFLYSKGMAFRYPEPLDKEAYVRSIVWNTEYDSFLPDIYERAGVSHSPIVE
- the LOC134301677 gene encoding NAD-dependent malic enzyme, mitochondrial-like isoform X2 is translated as MVILGQGNNAYIFPGVALAVILSGVRHISDTVFLEAAKILAEQLTDEELNQNQGRLYPPLSNIREVSLQMAVVEFLYSKGMAFRYPEPLDKEAYVRSIVWNTEYDSFLPDIYERAGVSHSPIVE